The following nucleotide sequence is from Aspergillus luchuensis IFO 4308 DNA, chromosome 1, nearly complete sequence.
CGGCATGATGAATACATATACCAAGTAGTAACCACTTGGCTAGCAGACAGTCAACAAATCAGCACGTTATAGTTTAGGGCATAATGTTCGGCCTTAAGTAGGGTAGCAACTCACATTCAATAAATCTTCATGCATGTGTACAGGACTGACCCAGTATGTCCTACTCTATTACGTACATCTTTCCCTAATTTCAGTCGCATCTCCTATCATAGCAATACCGTGTCAGCAGCTTTTCGTGAACGATCAAGCCTATCAAAGCCTGTTGTAAACCTGAGTTTGGCAATCGGACTACATGTTGTAGCAACACGGTCAACCCTGCCCTATACCGGATCATCAGATATATTTCAATGTTGGCGCCATTCCCGCTGCCTACCCCGTAGGCAGAAATATACCCCGGCCACTCGAGACGCAAAGAGATCCAGGCTCACAGAGCACTGCAGTAGTAGGTACATCATCGGTTTGTCTTCGAAAGCTTGTGCTATTCCACAAGTTCACGCATGCAGACTGCCCTTCAAACAGTGGCGTTGGATCAGCGTCTGTGCACACATCAAACGGAGCATGCTACTGGTAGCTGCAGAATCGACTAAGGCAAGCTGCGCAATCACTCAATCATCCAGATATCGCTGTCTGACAGGGTGTTCGCGACTTGTTTGAACCTCTCATCAGCGCTAGTTGTCTCCTGTCTCTCTGCACGTATGACCCCCCATGCGGAATATTTAGCTCCTCAGCACCGGCGACTTTTGGGTTCGCTATTGCATATGCTTTTTTGTCTCCAAGTCTATTCAGATAAATGATCTCTTGGTAGACAAAGAAATGAATCGCTGATGAGTCGCAGAGGGGTAAGATGGTCAGCGTGACTAAGCTTCCTCCGGGACGCCTTCTTGTTTGATCTGTCTTTCGACACTCCCCCGCCTCTTACCTCTCGGATCTCATACTAGAGGGCCCTTGGGCTCAACACATCTTGCACATCTTGGACAGTGCCATCATTTCTACCTTTAGAGTGACAGCTCATCCATGCTGCAAGCCTCCTGAAACCCGTCTTTACAGATGACATTTTCGATCAACCTATGCTGGGTGAGGCAATATGAATCGCAATAATTGAGATACATGAGTGATTTGCTAGTTTGAATTACAAGAACAATAATGGCTTCAGAATGGGCTAAGAATGAGATTGTACAATGACACATACACTATGCATTATGGGGATGGACATAAGTGGGGGATCCGACTCTATCATGCAAAAACCACAGGGTACTATGAACCTGCCGAGATTCCAAAGTGCAACGAAAGCGAAATGGATATAAGAATAACAATAATGCTGTCAGGACTGGAGCCTGATTTTGGGCTCCCcctgaagagaggaagagacacGGGAAGAAGATATAATCACGCCAAGCGCCAATGATGAACAGAAAACAAGCATACGGCCTAAGAGGACAGACCGCTAACATTGAGGAAATTGCATAGGCTCACGCAAGCATCCTTCAGGGACTTTTCGGTCTTCCACTCAAGCTCGTCCTGCGACCTTGTGGCCACAGCGACACAGGAGCCAACATCGCCAGCGCGGCGACCAGCAGCCTTTCTCGGGATAGGCTTGGAAGACACTGCTTCCATTGTGTTGACCACTTCCATCACGGAGTGGCCTCGGCCGGTTCCCAGGTTGAAGGTACGGAAGTTCTCAACGAGCTTTCCACCGTTGGCGGCGTTGAGTGCAGCAATGTGCCCCCTAGCAAGATCGGTGACATGGATGAAGTCGCGAACTGCAGTGCCATCTTCGGTGTCCCAGTCGGTGCCAAACATCTGCAGCTCCTTATACTGTCCGGTCATAACCTTTACGACAACCGGGAGAAGGTTCGTGGGCGTCTGCCTGGGATCCTCTCCAAGGAGCCCAGACTCGTCACATCCTATAGGGTTGAAATAGCGTAGAGCTACAATGGTCCATTCTGGATCAGAGGCGGCAAGGTCTGCTAATATCGCTTCACAGATCCATTTGGTGCGCCCATACGGGTTCGTAATACCCGTGCAACCAGGCCTGACGGTCTGCTCCTGACCGTCTTGATCACTGTAGACCTCTTCTTTATGGACACAGAGTTCTTCCTTCAAGGGAAGTCCCGATGTTGCCAAGGTTCCGTACa
It contains:
- a CDS encoding NAD-dependent epimerase/dehydratase family protein (COG:M;~EggNog:ENOG410PM6B;~InterPro:IPR016040,IPR036291,IPR005886;~PFAM:PF16363,PF07993,PF01370;~go_function: GO:0003978 - UDP-glucose 4-epimerase activity [Evidence IEA];~go_process: GO:0006012 - galactose metabolic process [Evidence IEA]), with amino-acid sequence MESPRQSDASTPVEPCSPGCVDTPATQSSVLFDGNLEELLRNFPLDQYILVTGGLGFIGSHTTLELLKAGYNVIVIDNLSNSFQSVFDRIRQLAAKYHDEQGTCMPSLQLHAHDFRDVAALRGLLEQYQIQSRWGTPKSRIGGVIHFAAYKAVEESIKNPLKYYANNVSGLIDFATTLGEFGIKTFIFSSSATVYGTLATSGLPLKEELCVHKEEVYSDQDGQEQTVRPGCTGITNPYGRTKWICEAILADLAASDPEWTIVALRYFNPIGCDESGLLGEDPRQTPTNLLPVVVKVMTGQYKELQMFGTDWDTEDGTAVRDFIHVTDLARGHIAALNAANGGKLVENFRTFNLGTGRGHSVMEVVNTMEAVSSKPIPRKAAGRRAGDVGSCVAVATRSQDELEWKTEKSLKDACVSLCNFLNVSGLSS